The DNA segment aggtGAATAGAAAATTATAATTCTTATTTAGGTTTCACGGCCAAATCATCAGtttgaaaattaattactaTAAAGTGAAGATTTTTAGTTAAATAGTAAGATAAGATTTTAGTAAAAGTATCGTTTGCTTCATGGATATGATCATATTAAAGTGAATagggatatatatataatttagagTAATGCTAGATGTACACATCGGTGTACACCTTGGTTTACACCCTttcttattaattataaaattttcattGATCAACTagatatttatttcttatcatGGGTATTTTTGCAATTAATGAGGgaaattagaaaaattttaagtaatgATGTAAACTAAGGTGTATACTACAAGGTGTACATCTAGCATTTTTCTATAATTTATGATAAATACTATAGTTTGATAAATTATGCAATGTTTGGCATAACTTTTATGTATAAGATTATTTTGCATTCGATTTACATATACCAAAATATCTTTACCACTTTTTCGCAAATACCTAAACCTGCTTTCGTTTGCACCATCCGAATCCCCTCATTTAAATTAATTCATTAGTTGGGATTGTGGACTGTAaatttaccaaaatatatttaccaCTTTTATGTATAAGATTATAGCTTCACCAAATAATTATCTCCCAGTATCTTTCTGATTCGTTCCATCTTAATTTTATATGCATTAATAAAAGCGGTACTGGATTTGTGGACTGTAAATTAGTTGGGGAAACCGATTATATTGAATGGTACTGTTCGGTGGATGCATTCATGTATTAGGCGGGACATGACACATCATTCAATTTGACACGACATACAAAAATCAGCCATATAATTAATTAGGAAATCATATGATCATCAAATTGAttcatcattaaaaaaaataattgtatttAAAGACTATAAAGACGTATAGTCAATTAATTTCTAATAAAATCGAAACATTTGCGTAGCTTCACATCGGATCTTCTCTCGAATCATTTTAAAATAGAGCACATGGCCTTAGCTGCATGGAGCCATCCATGGACAGAGATGGATGAATACCGAACACTACTCTAGTACTCTCATTCGCATTTATGATTTTGTCATAATCATTATTAATTAATTCACTTTTGTGTAAGctccattttttttattataccaCGTAATGATAGCAAAATAGCACgtgataacataaaatatatatttatagatatagATGCaagcccaaaaaaaaataaaaatcgaaGAGTCCAATTAGGTATCTATATTTGATGAAAATGCATATAATATGAATCTATTAAAAAAATTGCAAACGAGTCAGTTTCTTCAGAGCAAATGTAGTGGGACAATtgacaaataatatatatatatatgtaacatTTAATATTTTACAAAGAACATTCACCGTGCGATATAGTGAAATTAATGGTCaactataaaatatataaagatGAAGTGTACATAAATGCATATACCCAGCTGTATCGATCATCGAGACTGCCGTCACcatttcattttcttttgtttcATCGTCGTCACCTCAAACGTCATGTCCATCCAACCATATCATTCCTCATGTTTGCATAAAATTTATATCATCATATTTTATTACGTAAAGTTTATATGAATTAATGatttcatatttatatttgCATTATTCGATTTAATATTGACTCATTATCCTTGTATTAGAACTCGATAGACCTCAATGGTCCTTGCGTGATGAGCAAGGAGACATTGATTTCATATAATTTATTCGGACAAACAAATTTGTAAGAAAATTTGAATTAGAATTCTAaaaagctagctagctagctagcttcgattataaatatatacacaTACATAGAATGGTGGCCACACAATACAAATACACAATCAAACGCACTCATCacagctaaaaaaaaaaaaaagaataaaaattcgCATATACTTATCAGTGCAGCCAATGAATTCCCGCCACGTCCTCCTCATCACATATCCGGCACAAGGGCATATCAATCCGACGCTTCGCTTCGCCGAAAGGCTTATCCACATCGGGATCGATGTCACCTTCGCCACCACCGTGCATTCGCGCCGCCGCATGGCCAAAACCTCCGCCGGCGACGCTCCCAAAGGCCTCACTTTCGCCACATTTTCCGACGGCTGCGATGAATATGGGTTCAGGCCCGGAGACGATATCAAGCGCTACATGTTGGGATTAAGAGAGGgtggctcgagaactctgaaaGACATCGTCGCCGCCTCGTCGGAGCAAGGCCGCCCCGTCACCTGCTTGGTGTACACCCTCCTGCTCCCGTGGGCGGCGGCGGTGGCGCGGGAGGTTCAAGTCCCTTGCGCGCTTCTCTGGATTCAACCGGCGACGGTGTTGGATGTGTATTACTATTATTTCAGAGGATTTGAAGATGAAATAAAGGCCAACTCCGATAATCCCTCGTGGAAAATTCGGTTCCCCGGGATCCCATACGACTTCTCCAAAAGCGATCTTCCATCTTTCATGCTTCCATCCAACGAAGCCATATACACCTTCGCGCTTCCCACTTTCAAGGAGCAATTTGAAGTTCTTGATAATTACGAAACCAAACCCAAGGTTTTAGTGAACACTTTCGATGCGTTGGAGCCCGATGCTTTGAAATCCATTGAAAACTACGAGTTCATCGGGATCGGACCCTTGATCCCACCTGCTTTCTTAACGGATCTTGATGATTATAATCAAGTATCGTCTGATGTCAAATCATTCGGTGCCgatctttttaaaaaatcagaCGATCGTTACATGGAATGGTTGAACTCGAAGCCGGATTCATCGGTAGTATATGTCTCATTCGGCAGCCTGTTGAATCTTCCGAAATCACAGATGGAAGAGATCGCTAGAGGGTTGTTAGATTCGAAAAGGCCATTTCTCTGGGTCATTCGAGCCAAGCCAGACGagaatgaagaagaagaagaggatcAGAAGCTGAGTTGCATGGAAGAACTCCAAAAGGTGGGGAAAATAGTGGGATGGTGTTCCCAGCTGGAAGTGCTGACACACAAGTCGTTGGGGTGCTTCGTGACGCACTGCGGATGGAACTCCACTCTGGAGAGCCTGTCATGCGGCGTTCCGATGGTGGCCTTTCCCAAATGGACGGATCAGGGGACCAACGCCAAGCTCATCCAACATGTGTGGAAGGTTGGGGTTCGTGTGAAAGTGAATGAGAATGAGAATGAGAATGATGGGTTGGTTGAGAGTGATGAGATCAGAGCTTGCATCGACAAAGTTATGGATGGAGGTGAAAATGGGAGAGAAATGAGAGATAATGCAAGAAAATGGAAGATTTTGGCGAGAGAAGCCATCAAGGAAGATGGATCTTCTACCAAGAACTTGAAAGCATTTCTTCAACATACCGGTGTTTGATTTCGTCGCgatgaaatgcatgtataatGCACTTCTTAAATAAGTTAATGAgataattttgtattttttaaatgttaaatGTATAGTCTAATGTGTAATCTTAGTTATACATTGGGGAATTTCGTGTCAGGAGTGATGCCATATGAAGATATATATGAAGTATAACTTTTCAACGTGATGAAATGAAACACCGGTATGCATGTTGTTT comes from the Henckelia pumila isolate YLH828 chromosome 1, ASM3356847v2, whole genome shotgun sequence genome and includes:
- the LOC140893873 gene encoding UDP-glycosyltransferase 75C1-like; translation: MNSRHVLLITYPAQGHINPTLRFAERLIHIGIDVTFATTVHSRRRMAKTSAGDAPKGLTFATFSDGCDEYGFRPGDDIKRYMLGLREGGSRTLKDIVAASSEQGRPVTCLVYTLLLPWAAAVAREVQVPCALLWIQPATVLDVYYYYFRGFEDEIKANSDNPSWKIRFPGIPYDFSKSDLPSFMLPSNEAIYTFALPTFKEQFEVLDNYETKPKVLVNTFDALEPDALKSIENYEFIGIGPLIPPAFLTDLDDYNQVSSDVKSFGADLFKKSDDRYMEWLNSKPDSSVVYVSFGSLLNLPKSQMEEIARGLLDSKRPFLWVIRAKPDENEEEEEDQKLSCMEELQKVGKIVGWCSQLEVLTHKSLGCFVTHCGWNSTLESLSCGVPMVAFPKWTDQGTNAKLIQHVWKVGVRVKVNENENENDGLVESDEIRACIDKVMDGGENGREMRDNARKWKILAREAIKEDGSSTKNLKAFLQHTGV